A single window of Lepeophtheirus salmonis chromosome 2, UVic_Lsal_1.4, whole genome shotgun sequence DNA harbors:
- the LOC121132332 gene encoding uncharacterized protein — MILKDIFYRIENMGSKLIFLLLPLLMKGVLAYCPESCICDNTNLFANCSFSEEHMNDVQPLDVIPIMLNPSIKRLIASRNRVRKLEGAIRVYRYLESLDLSQNELKTLGRAQFVESSRLQFLDLSNNFLTSLHKQSFEGLSALITLDLNENAISSLDDNYFEHTSSLVELRLKGNKISKFYKDAFAGLSRLRVLHLEENLLSELNREWFLPLENLRFLYLDKNQIQQLPSESLPLSALRMLSLKGNKLLNLSIGNPFKGLKSMDTLDLSNNFLEIVPNEVLREANKLRHLDISINPIHHFDVESFRSMFVLESLKANNMNRLKLIQSHTFMDNIKLQELYLNSNMKLLPIPLGLLQTNTRMKVLSLRNGTWSTLSPQQLPPSPLEALLLGGLPLYCNCSLTWLWDLYHRNKNSSNKIELDNIWCENLSGSPRLANVSVDSLACTDFTRILVAISVAIIVTVSILLLVVGIGCAYRVRTRRKNPHQCLYMKDETMIYKFSHPPQSSLQNHHDLEVEEEEEPYYEVPKYANIQDDDPKSSGSSSKYSSSGYVGSELWEPEYYATVKNGPKTSIGYGSPHNSGSSTGSSMGGANLINNNARNTGSLSSPLYFSPSRGHLIHHANPHPGATVIRNATGNSSPSKNPNRVNLYV; from the coding sequence ATGATAttgaaggatatattttatcGTATAGAAAACATGGGCtccaaacttatttttctacttctgCCTTTGTTAATGAAAGGAGTTTTAGCATATTGTCCTGAGTCTTGTATTTGTGATAATACTAATCTATTTGCCAATTGCTCCTTCTCAGAAGAGCATATGAATGATGTGCAGCCACTGGATGTGATTCCTATCATGTTGAATCCTTCCATCAAGCGATTAATAGCATCTAGGAATAGAGTCAGGAAGCTGGAAGGAGCTATAAGAGTCTATCGCTACTTGGAATCCCTGGATTTGAGTCAAAATGAGCTTAAAACCCTCGGAAGAGCTCAGTTTGTGGAGTCGTCAAGACTTCAGTTCCTAGATTTGAGCAATAACTTCCTTACTTCTCTTCATAAACAATCATTTGAGGGGCTGAGTGCTCTCATTACTCTGGATTTGAATGAAAACGCTATTTCATCCCTGGATGATAACTATTTTGAGCATACTTCATCTCTTGTGGAACTGAGacttaaaggaaataaaatatccaaattttataaagatgCTTTTGCGGGGTTGAGCAGACTAAGAGTACTTCACTTAGAAGAGAACCTTTTATCTGAGCTGAACCGAGAGTGGTTTCTTCCTcttgaaaatttaagatttttgtaTTTGGACAAGAATCAAATCCAGCAATTGCCCTCAGAGAGTCTCCCACTCTCTGCACTTAGAATGCTCtcattaaaaggaaataaacttttaaacttGTCAATAGGAAATCCATTCAAAGGACTTAAATCCATGGACACCCTGGAtcttagtaataattttttagaaattgtacCAAATGAAGTTCTTCGTGAAGCCAACAAGCTCAGGCACTTGGATATATCAATCAATCCTATTCATCACTTTGATGTGGAGTCTTTTCGCTCCATGTTTGTTCTTGAGAGCCTTAAAGCAAACAACATGAATCGTCTAAAGTTAATTCAATCCCATACATTTATGgacaatataaaattacaagagCTTTACTTAAACTCTAACATGAAACTCTTACCCATTCCACTGGGCTTGCTCCAAACAAATACAAGAATGAAGGTACTCTCTCTCAGAAATGGAACATGGAGCACTCTTTCTCCTCAACAATTACCTCCGAGTCCCCTTGAAGCTCTCCTTCTTGGAGGTCTTCCACTTTACTGTAACTGCTCCTTGACTTGGCTTTGGGATCTGTACCACAGAAACAAAAACTCTTCCAATAAAATAGAGCTGGATAATATTTGGTGTGAGAATCTTAGTGGAAGCCCTCGTTTAGCTAACGTGTCCGTTGATTCTCTTGCATGCACGGATTTTACTCGTATACTTGTAGCAATCTCAGTGGCTATTATTGTCACTGTAAGCATTTTGCTACTAGTTGTCGGGATTGGCTGTGCATACCGAGTACGTACACGACGGAAAAATCCTCATCAATGTCTTTATATGAAGGATGAGACCATGATCTATAAGTTTTCTCATCCTCCTCAGTCTTCCTTGCAGAATCACCATGATTTAGAAGTCGAAGAAGAGGAAGAGCCCTACTATGAAGTGCCGAAATATGCAAATATTCAAGATGATGATCCCAAATCATCTGGTTCTAGCTCAAAGTATTCCTCCAGCGGATATGTGGGAAGTGAACTTTGGGAACCTGAGTATTATGCTACAGTCAAAAATGGACCCAAGACCTCAATAGGCTATGGTAGTCCGCATAATTCAGGGAGTTCGACTGGATCGAGCATGGGTGGTGCCAATCTTATCAATAATAATGCAAGAAACACGGGAAGTCTTTCATctccattatatttttctcctaGTAGGGGACATTTAATTCATCATGCAAATCCTCATCCTGGAGCAACGGTGATTAGAAATGCAACTGGAAATTCGAGTCCGAGCAAGAACCCGAATAGAGtcaatttatatgtttaa